In a single window of the Aminomonas paucivorans DSM 12260 genome:
- a CDS encoding M16 family metallopeptidase, giving the protein MKPIRFPRPASWLGALLLLWSLAAGAVAAPLPGGAVAGPRMGGVAEYRFPNGLTTLIVSDFSKPTVTVNAVHRVGSALEGDGEKGLAHLLEHLLFKGTPSHPDIPKEIAARGGRANGNTWADRTCYFEVLPATAENLDWALSLEAERMSRGRITPELLDKERGVVLNEMEMGENDPTATLMDRMASVAYDWHGYGGSTIGNPGDLKSVTHREVVDFYRRHMRPDTATIVVAGAVDEAAALGAVAKHFAPLPKAPGQPPAGRSREVGQDGDRAVTLSRKGEVQALGLLYHGPAVSEPDAAAFDLALGVLGDAPSGRLYRRLVEKGLASSVWAASFGFRDPSGPAFVMAQVPRDRSLDAAQKVLLETVEGFAQDPPSEEELGRARERILLYLDSEFADLDRFALGLSEWIARGDWRLFFLYRDRIARATGEDLVRAARRYLVAENRTLGRFVPVDRPLRVVVSQPRPLEATLSTFVLSQEPKLGASFDVSCAALDRSVTRVEVAPGLKGAFFPRKTRGGMVSLRLSLHLGTPESLAGRVAVGEFLAGMLDRGTARHSREQIQQLFDRLRATVSFWGGADQVGVFVLVPEEHLEETLALVAECLKEPALDPREVEVLRRETLAALDESRDDPGSRAWDRLERIFAPYPAGDVRRPLSLEEKAEGTRVIDVPDLRDFHRTFYGLSVGEVAAVGPFEPERMKDLLSRHFGAWRAATPFVRAMRPFEEVPPRRETLRVEDKPNAVVAASAPVKILRGDRDYPDLWVAATVLGGGWLDSRLATRIRHTEGTSYGVRLSLEASNLDDFGRWNFTAITGPRNVPLVERAFFEELQRALKDGFTPEEVARGTSYLLEGMKVDRSRDAALAGLLARDLFLGRTFAWTEELEARLRAVTPESALAALRRHLDPRSFSVVLAGDLKP; this is encoded by the coding sequence ATGAAGCCCATCCGATTCCCTCGCCCTGCCTCGTGGCTGGGCGCCCTGCTGCTCCTGTGGTCCCTGGCGGCGGGGGCCGTCGCCGCTCCCCTTCCCGGGGGAGCCGTGGCGGGGCCCCGCATGGGGGGCGTGGCGGAGTACCGATTCCCCAACGGCCTCACGACCCTCATCGTTTCGGATTTCTCCAAGCCCACGGTGACGGTGAACGCGGTGCACCGGGTGGGGTCCGCCCTGGAGGGAGACGGGGAGAAGGGACTGGCCCACCTGTTGGAGCACCTGCTCTTCAAGGGGACCCCGTCGCACCCGGACATCCCCAAAGAGATCGCCGCCCGGGGAGGACGGGCCAACGGAAACACCTGGGCGGACCGGACCTGCTACTTCGAGGTGCTTCCCGCCACGGCGGAGAACCTGGACTGGGCCCTTTCCCTGGAGGCGGAGCGCATGAGCCGGGGGCGCATCACCCCGGAGCTTCTGGACAAGGAGCGAGGGGTAGTGCTCAACGAAATGGAGATGGGGGAGAACGATCCGACGGCCACCCTCATGGACCGCATGGCCTCGGTGGCCTACGACTGGCATGGCTACGGGGGTTCCACCATCGGCAACCCGGGAGACCTGAAGTCCGTCACCCACCGGGAGGTGGTGGACTTCTACCGGCGTCACATGCGTCCCGACACCGCCACCATCGTGGTGGCCGGGGCGGTGGACGAGGCCGCGGCCCTGGGGGCGGTGGCGAAACACTTCGCCCCCCTTCCCAAGGCACCGGGGCAGCCCCCGGCGGGACGCAGCCGGGAGGTGGGGCAGGATGGGGACCGGGCCGTGACCCTCTCCCGCAAGGGGGAAGTCCAGGCCCTGGGGCTGCTCTACCACGGCCCCGCCGTTTCGGAGCCCGACGCGGCGGCCTTCGACCTGGCCCTGGGGGTTCTGGGAGACGCCCCCTCGGGGCGGCTGTACCGACGGTTGGTGGAGAAGGGGCTGGCCAGCTCCGTCTGGGCGGCCTCCTTCGGTTTCCGGGACCCCTCCGGGCCTGCCTTCGTGATGGCTCAGGTGCCCCGGGACCGGTCCCTGGATGCGGCGCAGAAGGTCCTTCTGGAGACGGTGGAGGGCTTCGCCCAGGACCCCCCCTCGGAGGAGGAACTGGGCCGGGCCCGGGAACGGATCCTCCTGTACCTGGACTCGGAGTTCGCCGACCTGGACCGCTTCGCCCTCGGCCTGTCCGAGTGGATCGCCCGGGGGGACTGGCGGCTCTTCTTCCTCTACCGGGACCGGATCGCCCGGGCCACGGGGGAGGATCTGGTGCGGGCGGCGCGGCGCTACCTGGTGGCGGAGAACCGAACCCTGGGGCGGTTCGTGCCCGTGGACCGGCCCCTTCGGGTGGTCGTCTCGCAGCCCCGTCCCCTGGAGGCGACCCTGTCGACCTTCGTCCTCTCCCAGGAGCCGAAACTGGGGGCCTCCTTCGACGTGTCCTGCGCCGCCCTGGACCGGTCGGTGACCCGGGTCGAGGTGGCGCCGGGGCTCAAGGGGGCCTTCTTTCCCCGCAAGACCCGGGGGGGCATGGTGAGCCTGCGTCTTTCCCTGCACCTGGGGACCCCGGAGAGCCTGGCGGGGCGGGTCGCCGTCGGGGAGTTCCTGGCGGGGATGCTGGACCGGGGCACCGCAAGACACAGCCGGGAGCAGATCCAGCAGCTCTTCGACCGCCTGCGGGCCACCGTGTCCTTCTGGGGCGGGGCGGACCAGGTGGGGGTCTTCGTGCTGGTTCCGGAGGAACACCTGGAGGAGACCCTGGCCCTGGTGGCGGAGTGTCTGAAGGAGCCCGCCCTGGACCCCCGGGAGGTGGAGGTGCTCCGGCGGGAGACCCTGGCGGCGTTGGACGAGAGCCGGGACGATCCGGGTTCCCGAGCCTGGGATCGTCTGGAGCGGATCTTTGCCCCCTACCCGGCGGGGGACGTGCGACGTCCCCTCTCCCTGGAGGAGAAGGCCGAGGGGACGCGGGTGATCGACGTCCCGGACCTGCGGGACTTCCACCGGACCTTCTACGGCCTGTCCGTGGGGGAGGTGGCGGCGGTGGGTCCCTTCGAGCCTGAGCGGATGAAGGACCTGCTGTCCCGCCACTTCGGGGCCTGGCGGGCCGCGACGCCCTTCGTCCGGGCGATGCGCCCCTTCGAGGAGGTGCCCCCCCGACGGGAGACCCTGAGGGTGGAGGACAAACCCAACGCGGTGGTGGCCGCCTCCGCCCCCGTGAAGATCCTCCGGGGGGACCGGGACTATCCGGACCTGTGGGTGGCCGCCACGGTTCTGGGGGGAGGCTGGCTGGACTCGAGGCTGGCCACCCGGATCCGCCACACCGAGGGGACGAGCTACGGGGTGCGCCTCTCCCTGGAGGCCTCCAACCTGGACGACTTCGGACGCTGGAACTTCACCGCCATCACCGGCCCCCGGAACGTCCCCCTGGTGGAGCGGGCCTTCTTCGAGGAACTCCAGCGGGCCCTGAAGGACGGGTTCACCCCGGAGGAGGTGGCTCGGGGGACGTCCTACCTCCTGGAGGGGATGAAGGTGGATCGCTCCCGGGACGCTGCCTTGGCGGGGCTGCTGGCTAGGGATCTGTTCCTGGGCCGGACCTTCGCCTGGACGGAGGAGCTGGAGGCCCGCCTTCGGGCCGTGACCCCCGAATCCGCCCTGGCGGCGTTGCGCCGCCACCTGGACCCCCGGTCCTTTTCCGTGGTCCTGGCGGGGGACCTGAAGCCCTAG
- a CDS encoding zinc-ribbon domain-containing protein: protein MDLRINSVGNAAEQAAQASEQAKKAAQQEKPAESASPAAPAESKEAPGAPASTGGAGGASQHCKTCGAPISSGATVCGKCGAKVETAADQLLKALTESDIKSKSTDNRIGTLQALSQLEDQEESEA from the coding sequence ATGGATCTGCGCATCAACAGCGTCGGCAACGCGGCGGAACAGGCGGCCCAGGCCTCCGAGCAGGCGAAGAAGGCGGCCCAGCAGGAAAAGCCCGCCGAGTCGGCTTCCCCGGCGGCCCCCGCAGAGAGCAAGGAGGCACCCGGGGCCCCCGCCAGCACCGGAGGCGCGGGGGGAGCTTCCCAGCACTGCAAGACCTGCGGGGCTCCCATCTCCTCGGGAGCCACCGTGTGCGGCAAGTGCGGGGCCAAGGTGGAGACCGCGGCGGACCAGCTTCTCAAGGCCCTGACGGAATCGGACATCAAGTCCAAGTCCACGGACAACCGCATCGGCACCCTGCAGGCCCTGTCACAGCTGGAAGACCAGGAGGAGTCCGAGGCCTGA
- a CDS encoding saccharopine dehydrogenase family protein, translating to MKKKVTVLGNGLVGSVMALDLAEDEGYEVTVCDRDEAGLGRTKERSRGKVDTRSDVDFTSPDSITEAVRGQDLCIGAVPGFLGYPMVGAVIRAGVDLSDISFMGEDYREWDGQAKAAGVTAFEDVGVAPGSSSILIGYACDLLDQVEDVTYYVTGLPADPKPPFDYKLVFSPDDLIEEYVRPARTKRDGRILTVSALSGRKMLDFDLPGIKLPRMEGFFTDGSRTLLDTIPSPNVTEYTLRYPGTAERMEFLREIGLFGTEPVDVKGCKVVPRDLFGALAYPKMRLEEGENEFTFYHVEVTGRKDGKRLQYRYSLYDERDGVTGYPSMSRTTGFPCVIVGRLVAEGVLKMPGVNPPEAVGKNHKAVERFMEELRKRNVVLHHSVVEL from the coding sequence GTGAAGAAGAAGGTCACCGTGTTGGGTAACGGGCTGGTGGGTTCGGTGATGGCCCTGGATCTGGCGGAGGACGAGGGGTACGAGGTCACGGTCTGCGACCGGGACGAAGCGGGGCTGGGGAGGACGAAGGAGCGGTCGCGGGGGAAAGTGGATACACGTTCCGACGTGGACTTCACCTCCCCCGATTCCATCACCGAGGCGGTGAGGGGGCAGGACCTGTGCATCGGCGCCGTCCCGGGCTTCCTGGGCTACCCCATGGTGGGGGCGGTGATCCGGGCGGGGGTGGACCTGTCGGACATCTCCTTCATGGGGGAGGACTACCGGGAGTGGGACGGGCAGGCCAAGGCGGCGGGAGTCACGGCCTTCGAGGACGTGGGGGTGGCGCCGGGGTCTTCCAGCATCCTCATCGGCTACGCCTGCGACCTGCTGGACCAGGTGGAGGACGTGACCTACTACGTCACCGGGCTGCCGGCGGACCCGAAGCCTCCTTTCGACTACAAGCTGGTGTTCAGCCCCGACGACCTCATCGAGGAGTACGTGCGCCCCGCCCGCACCAAACGGGACGGCCGGATCCTCACGGTTTCCGCCCTGTCGGGCCGCAAGATGCTGGATTTCGATCTGCCGGGGATCAAACTTCCCCGGATGGAGGGCTTCTTCACCGACGGGTCCCGCACCCTGCTGGATACCATCCCTTCCCCCAACGTGACGGAGTACACCCTGCGCTACCCCGGTACGGCAGAGCGCATGGAGTTCCTACGGGAGATCGGCCTGTTCGGCACGGAGCCCGTGGACGTGAAGGGGTGCAAGGTGGTCCCTCGGGACCTCTTCGGAGCCCTGGCGTACCCGAAGATGCGCCTGGAGGAGGGGGAGAACGAGTTCACCTTCTACCACGTGGAGGTGACGGGAAGGAAGGACGGCAAACGCCTCCAGTACCGCTACAGCCTCTACGACGAGCGGGACGGGGTGACGGGCTACCCCTCCATGTCCCGCACCACGGGCTTTCCCTGCGTCATCGTGGGGCGTCTCGTGGCCGAGGGGGTCCTGAAGATGCCCGGGGTCAACCCTCCCGAGGCGGTGGGAAAGAACCACAAGGCGGTGGAGCGGTTCATGGAGGAACTGCGCAAGCGAAACGTGGTGCTGCACCACTCGGTGGTGGAGCTGTAG
- a CDS encoding DUF6364 family protein: MQTKLTLRLEEDLIRRAKRASARTGKSVSQMVGDFFRTLEQDPAQEELSPRVKALLGVLPPSVCEEDWRAHLEEKHQ; the protein is encoded by the coding sequence ATGCAGACCAAGCTGACCTTGCGGCTGGAGGAGGACCTGATCCGTCGGGCCAAACGGGCTTCCGCCCGCACCGGCAAGTCGGTCTCCCAGATGGTGGGGGATTTCTTTCGGACCCTGGAGCAGGACCCGGCGCAGGAGGAGCTGTCCCCCAGGGTGAAGGCCCTGCTGGGGGTTCTTCCTCCCTCGGTCTGCGAAGAGGACTGGAGAGCCCATCTGGAGGAAAAACACCAGTGA
- a CDS encoding PIN domain-containing protein yields MKVLFDTNVVLDVLLAREPFVRPATLLLCMVDRGEIRGLLGATTLTTLHYLASKGIGRERAREQVRRLLDLFDVAPVDREVLHQALEVDFPDFEDAVLHEAARAVGAEAIVTRNGNDFRQATLPVYTPEELLRALQAKRGLS; encoded by the coding sequence GTGAAGGTCCTCTTCGACACCAACGTGGTTCTGGACGTGCTCCTGGCCAGGGAACCCTTCGTCCGCCCGGCAACGCTGCTTCTGTGCATGGTGGACCGGGGGGAGATCCGGGGACTCTTGGGCGCCACCACGCTGACGACCCTTCACTACTTGGCATCCAAGGGGATCGGGAGAGAACGAGCCCGGGAGCAGGTACGGCGGCTTCTGGACCTCTTCGACGTGGCTCCCGTGGATCGAGAAGTGTTACACCAGGCCCTGGAGGTAGACTTCCCGGATTTCGAGGATGCGGTCCTCCACGAAGCCGCCCGAGCGGTGGGGGCGGAAGCCATCGTCACCCGAAACGGGAACGATTTCCGCCAGGCCACCCTTCCCGTATACACTCCGGAGGAACTCCTTCGGGCCCTTCAGGCGAAACGGGGGCTCTCGTAA
- a CDS encoding nucleoside kinase, translating to MGFVVDVAGDGKLRCETPLTGSEVLSLSGYGGANNVVAWRVNRNLRPLGWVVDEDASVEFVDTGSFEGMEVYRRTLSFLLVQASKKVLGQDVTIRHSMSDGYYCELSGGPATEEQVGAIKQGMAHLVDQNIPIHREVLPLDKARRIFERQGNYDKARLLQWTALDPTVVYRCADTYGYFYAPLASSTGQVKVFDLLRYPPGMVLQFPTVSFPDRLPPFQAAKSLAEVFREYSQWLDVLGVSTMDSIHERVATGKALDLILISEAFHGEALARMARAICDRPSVRLVCLAGPSGSGKTTTARRLQIQLQVCGRHPVSISLDDYFVDREDTPRDEKGDYDFEALEALDLKLINEHLEALLAGEEVQLPKFDFVTGQRAPGKKLRLRQGDLLIIEGIHGLNDRLTESIPDEMKYRIFISPLTGVSLDRHNRTSTTDDRLLRRMVRDYRRRGHSPEGTLLRWPSVIRGSHKHIFPYQERADVMFNTALVYELPVLKGYAEPLLRAVPEESPAYGEAQRLLSMLRFVPVIPAENVPNLSILREFVGGSCFED from the coding sequence ATGGGTTTTGTGGTGGATGTGGCGGGAGACGGCAAGCTCCGGTGCGAAACCCCCCTCACGGGGTCGGAGGTGCTCTCCCTGTCCGGCTATGGCGGGGCCAACAACGTGGTGGCCTGGCGGGTGAACCGCAACCTCCGTCCCTTGGGCTGGGTGGTGGACGAGGACGCCTCGGTGGAGTTCGTGGACACGGGCAGCTTCGAGGGCATGGAGGTCTACCGGCGCACCCTGAGCTTCCTTTTGGTGCAGGCCTCCAAGAAGGTCCTGGGGCAGGACGTGACCATCCGCCACTCCATGAGCGACGGCTACTACTGCGAGCTTTCCGGCGGTCCCGCCACGGAGGAGCAGGTGGGGGCCATCAAGCAGGGCATGGCCCACCTGGTGGACCAGAACATCCCCATCCACCGGGAGGTGCTGCCCCTGGACAAGGCCCGGCGCATCTTCGAGCGCCAGGGGAACTACGACAAGGCCCGGCTTCTCCAGTGGACCGCCCTGGACCCCACGGTGGTCTACCGCTGCGCCGACACCTACGGCTACTTCTACGCCCCCCTGGCCTCCAGCACCGGGCAGGTGAAGGTCTTCGACCTGCTCCGCTACCCCCCGGGCATGGTGCTTCAGTTTCCCACCGTCTCCTTCCCCGACCGTCTTCCTCCCTTCCAGGCCGCCAAGAGCCTGGCGGAGGTGTTCCGGGAGTACTCCCAGTGGCTGGACGTGCTGGGGGTGAGCACCATGGACAGCATCCACGAGCGGGTGGCCACGGGAAAGGCCCTGGACCTGATCCTCATCTCCGAGGCGTTCCACGGGGAGGCCCTGGCGAGGATGGCCCGGGCGATCTGCGACCGTCCCTCCGTGCGCCTGGTCTGTCTGGCGGGGCCCTCCGGGTCCGGCAAGACCACCACCGCCAGGAGGCTTCAGATCCAGCTCCAGGTGTGCGGCAGGCACCCCGTGTCCATCTCCCTGGACGACTACTTCGTGGATCGGGAGGACACCCCCCGGGACGAGAAGGGGGATTACGACTTCGAGGCCCTCGAGGCCCTGGATCTGAAGCTCATCAACGAGCACCTGGAGGCTCTCCTGGCGGGGGAGGAGGTGCAGCTGCCGAAGTTCGACTTCGTCACAGGGCAGAGAGCTCCGGGAAAGAAGCTGCGCCTTCGCCAGGGAGACCTGCTCATCATCGAGGGGATCCACGGTCTCAACGACCGCCTCACCGAGTCCATCCCCGACGAGATGAAGTACCGCATCTTCATCTCCCCCCTCACGGGGGTGAGCCTGGACCGGCACAACCGCACCAGCACCACCGACGACCGGCTTCTGCGCCGGATGGTGCGGGACTACCGGAGGCGGGGCCACTCCCCGGAGGGCACCCTGCTGCGGTGGCCCTCGGTGATCCGGGGGTCCCACAAGCACATCTTCCCCTACCAGGAACGGGCGGACGTGATGTTCAACACCGCCCTGGTGTACGAGCTGCCGGTGCTGAAGGGCTACGCGGAGCCCCTGCTTCGGGCGGTGCCGGAGGAGTCCCCCGCCTACGGGGAGGCCCAGCGCCTCCTCTCCATGCTGCGCTTCGTGCCGGTGATCCCCGCGGAGAACGTGCCGAACCTCTCCATCCTCCGGGAGTTCGTGGGGGGCAGCTGCTTCGAGGACTGA
- a CDS encoding FadR/GntR family transcriptional regulator, whose amino-acid sequence MENQRLRQTRIYEKVVEELKGDIARGALRPGDPLPPERKLMDEMGVSRSSLREAFRVLELLGLIESIPGKGRFVRRPRSAAGEGRKMPLEDEAILELMEARRLLDPSIAREAARRALPADLTRLRRIISVTQTNLDDLDHRAQSDFDFHLAMAEATHNFVFVNIMRMNFNLILATHDRIYRLLTDKEAFLHEHMALYEAILDHDGSRAAELSASHIERIYKTLQEVMALEKPV is encoded by the coding sequence ATGGAAAACCAGCGACTGCGCCAGACCCGGATCTACGAAAAGGTGGTGGAGGAACTCAAGGGGGACATCGCCCGCGGAGCCCTCCGGCCAGGGGATCCCCTGCCTCCGGAGCGCAAGCTCATGGACGAGATGGGGGTCAGCCGCAGCTCCCTGCGGGAGGCCTTCCGGGTCCTGGAACTCCTGGGGCTCATCGAGAGCATCCCCGGGAAGGGACGGTTCGTCCGCCGGCCCCGAAGCGCCGCGGGGGAAGGCCGCAAGATGCCCCTGGAGGACGAGGCCATCCTGGAACTCATGGAGGCCCGTCGGCTTCTGGATCCCTCCATCGCCCGGGAGGCGGCCCGGCGCGCTCTGCCCGCGGACCTTACCCGGCTTCGGCGCATCATCTCCGTCACCCAGACGAACCTGGACGACCTGGACCACCGGGCCCAGTCGGACTTCGACTTCCACCTGGCCATGGCGGAGGCCACCCACAACTTCGTGTTCGTCAACATCATGCGGATGAACTTCAACCTCATCCTGGCCACCCACGACCGCATCTACCGCCTCCTGACGGACAAGGAGGCCTTCCTCCACGAACACATGGCCCTCTACGAGGCCATCCTGGACCACGACGGCTCCCGGGCGGCGGAGCTTTCCGCCTCGCACATCGAACGGATCTACAAGACCCTCCAGGAGGTCATGGCCCTGGAGAAACCGGTCTGA
- a CDS encoding HD domain-containing protein, translating into MKERIMQLLPEIQWIGDPTLRAQVVASYEDALKTGGWEPDDMAKIPFTLLIPNCPASYLTHTRGVVRVAKASMDEFNALYENEGGFKLDNDKLVAGALLHDVGKLVEYEKTPDGKFVKSQMGKDLRHPFSGTVIALRNGVSSEIGHIIANHAHEGDGTLRSPEGVLVNKADFINFETIKSFLGMK; encoded by the coding sequence ATGAAGGAACGCATCATGCAGCTCCTCCCGGAGATCCAGTGGATCGGCGACCCCACCCTGCGGGCTCAGGTGGTGGCCAGCTACGAAGACGCGCTGAAGACCGGCGGGTGGGAACCCGACGACATGGCCAAGATCCCCTTCACCCTTCTCATCCCCAACTGCCCCGCCTCCTACCTCACCCACACCCGCGGGGTGGTCCGGGTGGCCAAGGCCTCCATGGACGAGTTCAACGCCCTCTACGAGAACGAGGGGGGCTTCAAGCTGGACAACGACAAGCTGGTGGCGGGAGCCCTGCTCCACGACGTGGGCAAGCTGGTGGAGTACGAGAAGACCCCGGACGGCAAGTTCGTGAAGTCCCAGATGGGCAAGGACCTGCGCCACCCCTTCTCGGGCACCGTCATCGCCCTGCGAAACGGCGTGTCCAGCGAGATCGGCCACATCATCGCCAACCACGCCCACGAGGGGGACGGCACCCTGCGCAGCCCCGAAGGGGTCCTGGTCAACAAGGCGGATTTCATCAACTTCGAGACCATCAAGTCGTTCCTGGGGATGAAGTAG
- a CDS encoding 3-isopropylmalate dehydratase large subunit, producing MGKTMIQKIMQRASGKEVQIGDRVWCNVDLSTARDFGGPNCVLQFEEVTDKQGKVWDPKKIAFTFDLQAPAHSEKVSNNQKIIREFSRKQGIDKVFDINWGIGQHVLLENGHVKPGDVILGTDSHMNLLGAVGAFATGVGNTDIVASWILGTLWFRVPETMKITATGKFAKGVYMRDLLTHLVGTLGADGMFFKAVEFYGDTVENSTLADRITLCSMVTEMSGKVGLIMPSGPVLDWLAARAGDEVRQRVKDLAADADAPYCQEVSVDVSKLEPLASCPDAPDNVKKVREVAGEKIQQVHIGSCSNGRFEDITAAFEVLQAGGFQVSPEVRTIITPSTREVMKQCAEAGYIQKFLEAGVVFTNPTCSLCTAEHYGALPSGDVAISTTNRNFIGKVGKGSHTYLMSPASAMASAVRGVITDPRDILG from the coding sequence ATGGGCAAGACGATGATCCAGAAGATCATGCAGCGGGCCTCGGGCAAGGAGGTGCAGATCGGCGACCGGGTCTGGTGCAACGTGGACCTTTCCACGGCCCGGGACTTCGGGGGACCGAACTGCGTGCTCCAGTTCGAGGAAGTGACGGACAAGCAGGGCAAGGTGTGGGATCCCAAGAAGATCGCCTTCACCTTCGACCTTCAGGCCCCCGCCCACTCCGAGAAGGTCTCCAACAACCAGAAGATCATCCGGGAGTTCTCCCGCAAGCAGGGCATCGACAAGGTCTTCGACATCAACTGGGGCATCGGGCAGCACGTGCTCCTGGAGAACGGCCACGTGAAGCCCGGGGACGTCATCCTGGGGACGGACAGCCACATGAACCTGCTGGGCGCCGTGGGGGCCTTCGCCACCGGCGTGGGCAACACGGACATCGTGGCCTCCTGGATCCTGGGGACCCTGTGGTTCCGGGTGCCCGAGACCATGAAGATCACCGCCACGGGCAAGTTCGCCAAGGGCGTGTACATGCGGGACCTCCTCACCCACCTGGTGGGGACCCTGGGAGCGGACGGCATGTTCTTCAAGGCCGTGGAGTTCTACGGCGACACCGTGGAGAACAGCACTCTGGCGGACCGCATCACCCTCTGCTCCATGGTGACGGAGATGAGCGGCAAGGTGGGGCTCATCATGCCGAGCGGCCCCGTGCTGGACTGGCTGGCCGCCCGGGCGGGAGACGAGGTCCGCCAGCGGGTGAAGGATCTGGCGGCGGACGCGGACGCTCCCTACTGCCAGGAGGTCTCCGTGGACGTGTCCAAGCTGGAGCCCCTGGCCTCCTGCCCCGACGCGCCGGACAACGTGAAGAAGGTCCGGGAGGTGGCGGGGGAGAAGATCCAGCAGGTGCACATCGGCTCCTGCTCCAACGGCCGGTTCGAGGACATCACCGCGGCCTTCGAGGTGCTCCAGGCGGGGGGCTTCCAGGTCTCCCCGGAGGTGCGCACCATCATCACCCCCAGCACCCGGGAAGTGATGAAGCAGTGCGCCGAGGCGGGGTACATCCAGAAGTTCCTGGAGGCGGGAGTGGTCTTCACCAACCCCACCTGCAGCCTCTGCACCGCGGAGCACTACGGCGCCCTGCCCTCCGGCGACGTGGCCATCTCCACCACCAACCGGAACTTCATCGGCAAGGTGGGCAAGGGCAGCCACACCTACCTCATGAGCCCCGCCTCCGCCATGGCGAGCGCGGTCCGGGGCGTCATCACCGACCCCCGGGACATCCTGGGCTAG
- a CDS encoding LeuD/DmdB family oxidoreductase small subunit translates to MSDAILRGKAWVFGDDVDTDLIYHNKYLAETDPKKMAQYSFEYYPGKEHFAKEVKPGDFVVAGRNFGTGSSREHAVYCLKEIGVPVVLAENYARIYYRNAINNGYPVLFVNGMSDAIKAGKIQDGDELEVDLATGRIKNVTKGTEFHGDAVTDLEKDIMGAGGLIEYLKAQAAKK, encoded by the coding sequence ATGAGCGACGCGATCCTTCGCGGCAAGGCCTGGGTCTTCGGGGACGACGTGGACACGGACCTCATCTACCACAACAAGTACCTGGCGGAGACGGACCCCAAGAAGATGGCCCAGTACTCCTTCGAGTACTACCCCGGCAAGGAGCACTTCGCCAAGGAAGTGAAGCCCGGCGACTTCGTGGTGGCGGGGCGCAACTTCGGCACCGGCTCCAGCCGGGAGCACGCGGTGTACTGCCTCAAGGAGATCGGGGTGCCCGTGGTGCTGGCAGAGAACTACGCCCGCATCTACTACCGCAACGCCATCAACAACGGCTACCCGGTGCTCTTCGTGAACGGCATGTCCGACGCCATCAAGGCCGGGAAGATCCAGGACGGGGACGAGCTGGAGGTGGACCTCGCCACCGGCCGGATCAAGAACGTCACCAAGGGCACGGAGTTCCACGGCGACGCGGTGACGGACCTGGAGAAGGACATCATGGGCGCGGGGGGCCTGATCGAGTACCTCAAGGCCCAGGCGGCCAAGAAGTAG